The window TTTTAAGGGTTGTGTTCACCACATCTGTGAGTGTGAACTTTTGCTGGGAATATGCTGCAAAACTGAGCAGCATTGCGGATAGGAATAGTATACGCCTCATGTTGGAGTGAAGTTAGGATGCCCTCCCCTTGCCGGAAAAAAAATTACGTCAGCGGTAATCAGCAAACCAAGGTGCCTACATTCATACCCTGCACCACACTCATGAGGTTACCGGGCTTATTCATGTCAAATACAATGATAGGCAGTTTGTTTTCCATACAAAGTGTGAAAGCGGTCATATCCATCACTTTCAGGTTTTTGCTGATACAATCCTGAAAGCTGATTTTTTCAAATCTTGTTGCAGTAGGATCTTTCTCGGGATCTGCCGTATAGATTCCATCTACACGCGTTCCTTTCAGAATCACATCTGCTTTCATTTCAATCGCACGCAGTGAACCTGCAGTGTCTGTTGTAAAATAAGGGTTACCTGTACCAGCACCAAAGATCACAACACGACCTTTTTCCAGATGGCGCATTGCCTTACGGCGGATATAGGGTTCTGCAACCTGCTCCATATTGATAGCGCTCTGTAAACGGGTATACACACCAATCTTTTCCAGCATGGCCTGCATAGCCATACCATTGATGACAGTAGCCAGCATACCCATATAATCGCCATGTGCACGTTCAATACCACTTTCTGCTTCATTCATACCACGGTAGATATTACCCCCACCAATTACAATCGCCACCTGTACACCCAGATTGATGACTTCTTTGATATCCTGAGCGTATTGCTCAATAATCTTTGGATTAAATGGATCGCCGTTACGCTGATCTCCTAAAAGGGCTTCACCGGATAATTTAAGCAGAATGCGTTTGTACCTGGGTAACATGTTGTGCAGTTGTTTCGCTGCAAAGAACCTGTTTTTTTGAAAGAATGCCAAACGAAAAAGGGACGCAGTTGCGTCCCTTTTCTATATGCCGATATACTTGTATCGAATTAACCCAGTGCTACACGCTTGAAAGCGGTTACTGTTACGTCGCCCGCAGACTTCAAGTAAGCTTCTACTGTAATGCCACCATCCTTCACGAAAGGCTGCGCCAGCAAAGTGTTCTCTTTGAAGAAAGCATTCAGTTTACCTTCAGCAATCTTAGAAAGCATTTCATCAGGCTTACCAGCCATCTTAGGATCAGCTTTCATTGTTTCAATAACAATGGCTCTTTCTCTTTCGATGGTTTCAGCAGGGATGCTGTTGGCATCTACAGCCAGCGGATTCATCGCAGCAATTTGCATCGCTACATCCTTACCAGCTTCAGCTGCTTCTTTATTCAAAGCAACCAATACGCCCATTCTGTATGCACCGTGGATATAAGAAGCCACGTAAGGTGCTTCTACACGCTCAAACTTAGCAACACCGATCTTTTCACCGATTGCAGCCAGCTTGTCGTTGATCATATCAGCAACCTTAGCACCATTGATGGTTACTTCGTTCAGTTCTTCAACGCTCTTCACATCGTTGGCAACAGCTGCGTCTGCAATGCTCTGTGCAAATGCAACGAAATCAGCATTCTTGCTCACGAAATCAGTTTCGCAACTGATACATACAACGAAACCAGTTTTGTTATCTGCAGAAGTCTTAGCAATTACCACACCTTCTTTTGCTTCACGATCGCTACGCTTAGCGGCAACTTTCTGACCCTGCTTACGCAACCAGTCGATAGCTGCTTCAAAATCACCATTGGTTT is drawn from Chitinophagales bacterium and contains these coding sequences:
- a CDS encoding elongation factor Ts, giving the protein MSTAVAITAADINKLRQATGAGMMDCRKALTETNGDFEAAIDWLRKQGQKVAAKRSDREAKEGVVIAKTSADNKTGFVVCISCETDFVSKNADFVAFAQSIADAAVANDVKSVEELNEVTINGAKVADMINDKLAAIGEKIGVAKFERVEAPYVASYIHGAYRMGVLVALNKEAAEAGKDVAMQIAAMNPLAVDANSIPAETIERERAIVIETMKADPKMAGKPDEMLSKIAEGKLNAFFKENTLLAQPFVKDGGITVEAYLKSAGDVTVTAFKRVALG
- a CDS encoding UMP kinase, with translation MLPRYKRILLKLSGEALLGDQRNGDPFNPKIIEQYAQDIKEVINLGVQVAIVIGGGNIYRGMNEAESGIERAHGDYMGMLATVINGMAMQAMLEKIGVYTRLQSAINMEQVAEPYIRRKAMRHLEKGRVVIFGAGTGNPYFTTDTAGSLRAIEMKADVILKGTRVDGIYTADPEKDPTATRFEKISFQDCISKNLKVMDMTAFTLCMENKLPIIVFDMNKPGNLMSVVQGMNVGTLVC